From the genome of Tachysurus fulvidraco isolate hzauxx_2018 chromosome 20, HZAU_PFXX_2.0, whole genome shotgun sequence, one region includes:
- the trpc4a gene encoding short transient receptor potential channel 4a, with product MSQLYYRRTDNSSYRDRIPLRIVRAESELSPLEKAYLNAVEKGDYASVKQALEEAEIYFKININCIDPLGRTALLIAIENENLEIIELLLSFNVYVGDALLHAIRKEVVGAVELLLNHKKPSGGMQVPPILLDKQFSDFTPDITPIILAAHTNNYEIIKLLVQKGVSVPQPHEVRCNCVECVSGSDVDSLRQSRSRLNIYRALSSPSLIALSSEDPFLTAFRLSWELQELSKVENEFKAEYEELSHQCKQFAKDLLDQTRSSRELELILNYRDDMNLLEDEGNNTDLARLKLAIKYHQKEFVAQPNCQQLLASRWYDEFPGWRRRHWAGKFVTCIFIGLLFPLFSIFYLIAPKSHFGLFIRKPFIKFICHTASYLTFLFLLLLASQHVVTTDSDRQGPAPTAVEWMILPWVLGFIWAEIKQMWDGGFQDYVHDWWNLMDFVMNSLYLATISLKIVAYTKYSGFKPRNDWEMSHPTLVAEALFAIANIFSSLRLISLFTANSHLGPLQISLGRMLLDILKFLFIYCLVLLAFANGLNQLYFYYETDASNKTGNCKGIRCVQQNNAFSTLFETLQSLFWSIFGLISLYVTNVDPEHQFTEFVGATMFGTYNIISLVVLLNMLIAMMNNSYQHIADHADIEWKFARTKLWMSYFEEGGTLPPPFNIIPSPKSAWYLIRWIKKHICKRTTAERTETFGSISRRAAKNVHINHQYQEVLRNLVKRYVAAMIRDAKTEEGLTEENFKELKQDISSFRYEVLGMMKGNKPGLQTSKGSKGASNMAYSDHPKKCSTANTGEQLKSKLKLFSVTASILQQNSKANTKNTEHCLANGSIPTPSEITSCKRTTSDISGLYHQIRHRGTTDPGRIYSVCEEVGESDTEELVENNKNNKTSESLIMNKSTENKIDESCSKTKEVQIVTEEGNRISDIPCICYEDGNDDNTENDEEISRL from the exons ATGTCCCAGCTGTATTACCGCCGTACTGATAACTCCTCATATCGAGACCGCATCCCACTTCGGATTGTGCGGGCCGAGTCAGAACTGTCTCCCCTAGAGAAGGCCTACCTGAATGCTGTAGAGAAGGGTGACTATGCCAGTGTGAAGCAAGCTCTTGAGGAGGCTGAGATCTACTTCAAAATCAACATCAACTGCATCGACCCGCTTGGCCGCACAGCCCTGTTAATCGCCATTGAGAATGAGAACCTGGAGATCATTGAACTCTTGCTCAGTTTTAACGTATATGTGGGTGATGCGCTGCTCCATGCCATACGCAAAGAGGTTGTGGGTGCTGTGGAACTACTGCTCAACCACAAGAAGCCCAGTGGAGGCATGCAG GTACCTCCTATTCTGTTAGACAAACAGTTCTCTGACTTCACCCCTGACATAACACCCATTATTCTGGCTGCTCACACCAACAACTATGAAATCATCAAGCTTCTGGTGCAAAAGGGCGTCTCGGTACCCCAGCCACATGAGGTGCGCTGCAattgtgtggagtgtgtatccGGCTCAGATGTGGATAGCCTGCGCCAATCACGTTCCCGTCTTAACATCTACCGTGCACTGTCCAGCCCATCACTGATCGCCCTGTCCAGCGAGGACCCGTTCCTCACAGCGTTCCGCCTCAGCTGGGAGCTACAGGAGCTCAGCAAGGTGGAGAACGAGTTCAAAGCTGAGTATGAGGAGTTGTCGCACCAGTGCAAACAATTCGCCAAGGACCTGCTGGACCAGACACGCAGTTCCCGAGAGCTGGAGCTCATCCTCAATTACAGAGATGACATGAATCTTCTGGAGGATGAGGGCAACAACACTGATCTTGCCAGGCTCAAACTAGCCATCAAGTATCATCAGAAGGAG TTTGTAGCACAGCCAAACTGTCAGCAGCTCCTAGCATCCCGCTGGTATGATGAGTTCCCTGGCTGGAGGAGACGTCACTGGGCTGGCAAATTCGTCACATGCATTTTCATCGGCCTCCTCTTTCCTCTGTTCTCCATCTTCTATTTGATAGCCCCCAAGAGCCACTTTGGTCTATTTATTCGAAAACCCTTCATCAAGTTCATCTGCCACACTGCCTCCTACCtgaccttcctcttcctccttcttctgGCCTCCCAGCATGTGGTCACCACTGATTCGGATCGGCAGGGTCCAGCTCCCACCGCTGTGGAATGGATGATACTGCCTTGGGTGCTTG GCTTTATCTGGGCTGAGATCAAACAGATGTGGGATGGAGGCTTTCAAGATTATGTCCATGACTGGTGGAACCTCATGGATTTTGTCATGAATTCTCTCTATTTAGCCACTATCTCTCTAAAGATTGTAGCTTATACAAAG TATAGTGGCTTTAAACCTAGGAATGATTGGGAGATGTCGCATCCTACCCTGGTGGCAGAAGCATTATTTGCCATAGCAAACATCTTCAGTTCTCTGCGCCTAATTTCACTCTTCACAGCTAACTCCCACCTGGGTCCTCTGCAAATTTCTCTGGGCCGCATGCTCCTGGACATCCTTAAATTCCTCTTCATCTACTGCTTAGTGCTTTTAGCCTTCGCAAATGGCCTCAACCAgctatatttttattatgagaCCGATGCTTCAAACAAGACAGGGAACTGCAAGGGTATTCGTTGTGTACAGCAGAATAACGCATTCTCTAC GTTATTTGAAACCCTCCAGTCTTTGTTCTGGTCCATATTTGGTCTCATTAGTCTGTATGTGACCAACGTTGACCCAGAACACCAGTTCACTGAATTTGTTGGAGCCACCATGTTTGGAACCTATAACATTATTTCCTTGGTTGTGCTTCTCAACATGTTGATTGCCATGATGAACAATTCCTATCAACATATTGCT GACCATGCTGACATTGAGTGGAAGTTTGCTCGAACTAAGCTGTGGATGAGCTACTTTGAAGAGGGAGGTACTTTGCCTCCTCCATTTAATATAATCCCCAGCCCTAAGTCTGCATGGTACCTGATCAGGTGGATCAAGAAGCACATATGTAAGAGGACAACAGCAGAGAGAACCGAGACTTTTGGATCAATTAGC AGGAGAGCTGCAAAGAACGTCCACATCAATCACCAGTATCAG GAAGTTCTACGAAACTTGGTGAAGCGGTATGTGGCTGCAATGATCAGAGATGCCAAGACAGAAGAAGGCCTAACAGAAGAGAACTTCAAG GAGCTAAAACAGGACATTTCTAGTTTCCGATATGAAGTTTTAGGAATGATGAAAGGAAATAAACCAGGACTACAGACTTCTAAGGGAAGCAAAGGGGCCTCAAACATGGCCTATTCTGACCATCCTAAGAAGTGTTCAACAGCTAATACTGGAGAACAACTGAAGAGCAAGCTAAAACTTTTCAGCGTTACTGCATCTATTCTTCAACAAAATTCAAAAGCAAATACAAAGAATACAGAACACTGCCTTGCTAATGGGTCCATCCCTACACCATCAGAAATTACTTCGTGCAAGAGGACAACAAGTGATATATCTGGACTGTATCACCAAATCAGGCATAGGGGGACAACCGATCCTGGCAGGATTTATTCTGTGTGTGAAGAGGTTGGGGAGTCAGATACAGAGGAACTGGTGGAGAATAACAAGAATAACAAAACTTCTGAGTCACTAATTATGAACAAGTccactgaaaataaaattgatGAAAGCTGTAGTAAGACAAAAGAAGTGCAAATCGTGACAGAGGAAGGAAATAGAATTTCTGACATACCATGTATATGTTACGAAGATGGGAATGATGATAATACTGAAAACGATGAAGAAATCAGCAGATTATAG